In a genomic window of Agarivorans albus:
- a CDS encoding glycosyltransferase family 4 protein, whose protein sequence is MSSLQVGGAERFVIDLCVEQRAQGMEPEIISLGHHDDPLVAVAEELNIKVTVIRGMKGLVQLRLWQAYRRHPIIHMHSPSAVMLSLPILPFCLERKIVYTRHGAARLATNRWRKVHRFARRFIDSICFVSEEGQQIFHEEHGWEHVDSSVIDNGIAMPEEKDIVPHPQDGRLRIGSVGRLVSLKHQISLLEAIRLLPSDIQQKVEVHFFGTGDQLAPLQEFTQQHLANAEVVFHGMVSDRSKIYNCFELLAMTSRTEGMSLAIMEALAYKRAVVASKVGGNGVLVQEQQNGWLFDFDDSQKLAEIIQTALAEPQRLIEFGRAGRQRVLDEFSLQRTQQQYQKIYEDFGTSI, encoded by the coding sequence GTGAGTAGTTTACAGGTGGGAGGAGCAGAACGCTTTGTTATTGATTTATGTGTAGAACAGCGTGCTCAGGGAATGGAGCCTGAAATTATATCTCTGGGGCATCATGATGACCCTCTTGTGGCGGTTGCTGAAGAGCTTAATATTAAAGTGACGGTAATACGCGGCATGAAAGGTCTTGTGCAATTGCGCTTGTGGCAAGCTTATCGGCGTCACCCAATTATTCACATGCATTCTCCTTCTGCAGTTATGTTGTCCCTACCTATCTTGCCGTTTTGTTTAGAGCGTAAAATTGTTTATACCCGCCATGGCGCAGCGCGATTAGCGACTAATCGTTGGCGTAAAGTGCACCGCTTTGCCCGCCGATTTATCGACAGCATTTGTTTTGTTTCGGAAGAGGGTCAGCAAATCTTTCACGAAGAGCACGGATGGGAGCATGTAGATTCTTCGGTAATTGATAACGGTATTGCGATGCCGGAGGAGAAAGACATTGTTCCTCATCCGCAAGATGGGCGTTTACGTATTGGCTCAGTTGGGCGCTTAGTAAGCCTTAAACACCAAATTAGTTTGCTTGAAGCAATCCGCTTATTGCCTAGTGATATACAACAAAAGGTTGAAGTGCACTTTTTTGGCACTGGCGACCAGTTGGCTCCGCTGCAAGAGTTTACCCAACAGCATTTGGCTAATGCCGAAGTTGTTTTCCATGGCATGGTAAGCGATCGCAGCAAAATCTATAACTGTTTCGAATTGCTGGCGATGACGTCAAGAACCGAAGGTATGTCTTTGGCCATTATGGAGGCATTGGCCTACAAGCGGGCAGTGGTTGCCAGCAAGGTGGGCGGAAATGGAGTTCTGGTGCAAGAGCAGCAAAATGGTTGGTTATTTGATTTTGATGATAGCCAAAAGCTAGCAGAGATCATCCAAACTGCACTCGCTGAACCGCAGCGACTCATTGAATTTGGCCGCGCAGGCCGGCAACGGGTTTTGGATGAGTTTTCTTTACAGCGCACTCAACAGCAATATCAGAAGATTTATGAGGATTTTGGTACCAGCATATAA
- a CDS encoding glycosyltransferase family 4 protein — translation MDSSLRVLEVVQSLERGGRTVRFITTVAGLRDNGVFVLPVSFKTPHSSDQQPDQLEVLHTKAFDGPCIFYNLVRLIKKHRINLVHCHCDRSMIWAGLAAKVCNVPTVLTFHRSILRYYQENRINRILRRLANCFVAVSEQRRQLLMQNLGLSEQRCLANHAGVDTQIAPLQPAQARKNLQLPDNQIILFSAGHLGRIKGHQDTLKAFKLLPQQQSCQLFIAGSGSKKESKALLRYRDKLGLQERVHFLGQINNTAEWMEAADIFVQPSLEEAFGLVFIEAGLRHTPVVATQVGGIPDIVIDGETGFLVPAAKPEQLAATISKLIDSEALREKLGEAAEQRVRSQFDTQHMINNYLGIFNQLLKEA, via the coding sequence ATGGATTCTTCATTGCGAGTACTTGAGGTGGTACAAAGCCTCGAGCGAGGCGGTCGCACAGTTAGATTCATTACCACCGTAGCTGGATTAAGAGACAACGGTGTGTTTGTGCTGCCGGTAAGTTTTAAAACGCCTCACAGTAGCGATCAACAACCCGACCAGCTAGAAGTGCTGCATACTAAGGCCTTTGACGGCCCTTGTATTTTTTACAACTTAGTCAGATTGATTAAAAAACACCGGATTAACTTAGTTCATTGCCACTGCGACCGCAGTATGATCTGGGCAGGTTTGGCGGCTAAGGTGTGCAATGTGCCTACTGTACTTACTTTTCATCGTTCAATTTTACGCTACTACCAAGAAAATCGAATAAATCGCATTTTAAGGCGCTTAGCCAACTGCTTTGTTGCAGTTTCCGAGCAACGCAGGCAGTTGCTTATGCAAAACCTGGGTTTAAGCGAACAACGCTGCTTAGCTAATCATGCTGGAGTCGATACCCAAATTGCTCCTTTACAACCTGCTCAAGCGCGCAAAAACCTCCAGCTTCCCGACAATCAAATTATTTTGTTTAGTGCCGGCCACTTAGGGCGAATTAAAGGCCATCAAGATACGCTGAAGGCTTTTAAACTGTTGCCACAGCAGCAAAGCTGCCAGTTATTTATAGCAGGTAGTGGCTCAAAAAAAGAGAGCAAGGCGCTGCTGCGCTATCGCGATAAATTAGGACTGCAAGAACGGGTGCATTTCCTTGGGCAAATTAATAACACCGCAGAATGGATGGAGGCTGCAGACATTTTTGTGCAACCCTCGTTAGAAGAAGCCTTTGGTCTAGTATTTATCGAAGCGGGCTTGCGCCATACTCCTGTAGTGGCAACTCAGGTTGGCGGCATCCCCGATATTGTAATAGATGGTGAAACCGGCTTTTTAGTGCCGGCCGCAAAGCCAGAACAATTAGCAGCCACCATTTCTAAGCTAATTGATTCTGAAGCATTGCGCGAAAAACTTGGTGAGGCAGCGGAGCAGCGTGTTCGCTCACAGTTCGATACCCAGCATATGATTAATAATTATTTAGGTATTTTTAACCAACTTCTCAAGGAAGCTTAA
- a CDS encoding DUF3634 family protein, with the protein MTISIVIGFIALAVLVYRLRHIHYTFVCELRSGKVTVVKGHVPSSFVHDCRQMMRGRKVVGLVKGINSDGKMKLRFSSSIAQSDQIYLEKQFPHKLYDSKSSDINGSVSLD; encoded by the coding sequence TTGACTATCAGCATAGTGATTGGCTTTATTGCTTTAGCAGTTTTGGTGTACCGTTTGAGGCATATTCATTACACCTTTGTGTGTGAATTGCGTTCCGGAAAAGTCACCGTGGTTAAAGGTCATGTGCCAAGTTCATTCGTTCACGATTGTCGTCAAATGATGCGCGGCCGCAAGGTTGTTGGCTTGGTTAAAGGTATTAACAGTGACGGAAAAATGAAGCTGCGCTTTTCTTCTTCCATTGCCCAGTCTGACCAAATCTATTTGGAAAAACAATTTCCTCATAAACTGTATGACAGCAAATCTTCGGATATAAACGGTAGTGTTTCTTTAGACTAA
- a CDS encoding YceI family protein, which yields MKTQLKAALLLASTMGLTLPASAADYTIDTRGAHASINFKVNHLGYSFVVGRFDTFSGDFSYDQAAPEATTVSVKIDATSVNSNHAERDKHIRSKDFLAVDQYPEASFTSSKYEANGDEGGKLYGQLTLRGVTKDIVIDVTKVGEGKDPWGGYRAGFVGSTELVMKDFGIPTNLGPKSTTVAMDLVIEGIKK from the coding sequence ATGAAAACACAACTTAAAGCCGCATTATTGTTAGCCAGTACTATGGGCTTAACCTTACCGGCTAGCGCTGCCGATTACACCATTGATACTCGCGGTGCACATGCTTCAATTAACTTTAAAGTTAACCATTTAGGTTACAGCTTTGTAGTAGGCCGCTTTGATACCTTTAGTGGTGACTTTAGTTACGACCAAGCGGCGCCAGAGGCGACTACCGTTAGCGTTAAAATTGATGCTACTTCGGTGAACTCTAATCACGCTGAGCGCGACAAGCACATTCGCAGTAAAGACTTCCTAGCGGTAGACCAATACCCAGAAGCAAGCTTTACAAGCAGCAAATATGAAGCGAATGGTGACGAAGGTGGCAAGCTTTATGGTCAGCTTACGCTGCGTGGCGTGACGAAAGACATCGTGATTGATGTGACTAAAGTGGGTGAAGGTAAAGACCCATGGGGCGGTTATCGTGCTGGTTTTGTTGGCTCAACAGAATTAGTGATGAAAGACTTTGGTATTCCTACTAACCTTGGTCCTAAATCTACTACCGTAGCAATGGACTTAGTGATCGAAGGTATTAAGAAGTAA
- a CDS encoding cytochrome b, translating to MSIRNTKQTYGWVAIVIHWLVALSVFALFGLGLFMVDLNYYSSWYQTAPMIHKSVGILLFMLMLFRLIWRMLNPHPESPANHKAWEKQGAKVGHWLLYALLFCLMISGYLISTADGRAIVVFEWFEVPATITGIAQQEELAGDIHEILAWALIVLAAGHAFAALKHHFIDKDNTLVRMLKSTK from the coding sequence GTGAGTATTCGCAATACCAAACAGACTTATGGATGGGTAGCCATTGTTATCCATTGGTTGGTGGCATTAAGTGTTTTTGCTTTGTTTGGGCTAGGGTTATTTATGGTTGATTTAAACTATTACTCTAGTTGGTACCAAACCGCCCCGATGATCCATAAAAGTGTTGGGATATTGTTGTTTATGTTGATGCTATTCCGGCTGATTTGGAGAATGTTGAATCCACATCCAGAGTCTCCAGCTAACCATAAAGCTTGGGAAAAGCAGGGAGCTAAAGTCGGTCATTGGCTGCTTTACGCACTATTATTTTGTTTAATGATTTCGGGTTACCTAATTTCTACCGCCGATGGACGTGCCATTGTAGTGTTTGAATGGTTTGAGGTTCCCGCCACTATTACCGGTATTGCTCAGCAAGAAGAGCTGGCTGGTGATATTCATGAGATTTTAGCTTGGGCACTAATTGTATTGGCTGCAGGTCATGCCTTTGCTGCTCTAAAACATCACTTTATAGATAAAGATAACACCTTAGTTCGAATGCTTAAGTCGACTAAATAA
- a CDS encoding PA3496 family putative envelope integrity protein, whose protein sequence is MKRSRFDDMDEWDEEDLVHNAKSHKNQRDKARARRRIDEYNERKQLERYIDEDYN, encoded by the coding sequence ATGAAACGATCACGCTTTGATGATATGGATGAATGGGATGAAGAAGACCTGGTCCATAACGCAAAAAGTCATAAAAACCAGCGGGACAAAGCACGTGCTCGTCGCCGCATCGACGAATACAACGAGCGGAAACAATTAGAACGCTACATAGACGAAGACTATAACTAG
- a CDS encoding VOC family protein, producing the protein MQAIIPYLNFSGKAEQALAFYQHCFKGDVIALMRFSDNQTDMPIPDELLNKVMHCHFKAGELEFMASDGMPGEQLKSAGNIELNLNFSDLAEQQQVFEKLSENGSITMGLQDTFWQARFARVCDQFGINWMLNCPLN; encoded by the coding sequence ATGCAAGCCATTATTCCCTACCTTAATTTTTCAGGTAAAGCCGAACAAGCTTTAGCTTTTTATCAGCACTGCTTTAAAGGCGACGTTATTGCATTAATGCGCTTTAGCGATAATCAAACCGACATGCCAATTCCCGATGAGTTATTGAATAAAGTGATGCATTGTCACTTCAAAGCCGGAGAACTGGAGTTTATGGCATCCGATGGTATGCCCGGAGAGCAGCTAAAAAGCGCGGGTAATATCGAGCTCAACTTAAACTTTTCAGACTTGGCCGAGCAACAACAGGTGTTCGAAAAACTCTCTGAAAACGGCAGCATCACCATGGGTTTACAAGATACGTTTTGGCAAGCGCGTTTTGCTAGAGTGTGCGACCAGTTTGGCATCAACTGGATGCTAAATTGCCCTCTCAACTAA
- a CDS encoding DUF3859 domain-containing protein, translating into MAKAKPQVKLHSYGIYNKWDSDAKALPQVSRFTTQVEAQIDVEFGLIIKIKKAKGQKVRYCIYHPNIPDEDGEVMAPFDGEEYIRSNDWDFYLGDTIWAPISNKLGTWRMTIELAGEIIAEKSFELYQESPGDPAQFFRKRGM; encoded by the coding sequence ATGGCGAAGGCAAAACCCCAAGTTAAGTTACACAGTTACGGTATTTACAACAAATGGGATAGCGATGCTAAAGCACTGCCGCAGGTTAGCCGATTTACCACTCAAGTTGAAGCTCAAATAGATGTTGAATTCGGCTTGATTATTAAGATTAAGAAAGCCAAAGGCCAGAAGGTTCGCTATTGCATCTACCACCCCAATATCCCAGATGAAGATGGCGAGGTTATGGCGCCTTTTGATGGTGAAGAGTACATTCGCAGCAACGATTGGGATTTTTATTTAGGTGACACCATTTGGGCTCCCATTAGCAATAAGCTAGGAACTTGGCGCATGACCATTGAATTAGCAGGAGAGATAATTGCTGAGAAGTCATTTGAGTTGTACCAAGAAAGCCCCGGTGATCCCGCGCAGTTTTTCCGCAAACGTGGCATGTAA
- a CDS encoding DUF2059 domain-containing protein, producing the protein MKKLLTAALVFASCSLQAAPINELLELNDSELQMQIIRNNLNQALIRQNPPLENFRPVLDEWANTYLTWEEMKPKIAEVYLKHFTDEELEQLVAFYKTPVGKKSQELNATLIRESALASALVAKGHHKKLEEMLQQAAAKQKQQTGN; encoded by the coding sequence ATGAAAAAGCTACTGACAGCAGCCCTTGTTTTTGCCAGTTGTTCACTGCAAGCAGCGCCCATTAATGAATTGTTGGAGCTCAACGACAGTGAATTGCAAATGCAGATAATTCGTAACAATCTCAATCAAGCGCTAATTCGTCAAAACCCTCCTTTAGAGAACTTTCGACCAGTACTGGACGAGTGGGCAAACACCTATCTTACTTGGGAAGAGATGAAACCAAAGATTGCTGAGGTTTATCTAAAACACTTTACAGATGAAGAGCTAGAGCAGTTAGTCGCATTTTATAAAACTCCGGTAGGCAAAAAGAGCCAAGAGCTAAACGCTACATTAATTCGTGAAAGCGCGCTGGCTAGCGCTTTGGTGGCTAAGGGGCATCACAAAAAACTTGAGGAAATGTTGCAGCAAGCCGCAGCCAAACAAAAACAGCAAACAGGTAACTAA
- a CDS encoding 7-cyano-7-deazaguanine/7-aminomethyl-7-deazaguanine transporter: MWFLQLTEAERRSVIILALFHIVTIAASNYLVQLPFTIFGFHTTWGAFTFPFIFLATDLTVRLFGASRARKIIFTAMLPALVVSYIVSVLFYQGEYQGLAGLLAWNAFVARIALASFLAYSVGQLLDVKVFDRLRQLKHWWVAPAGSSVFGNLVDTFLFFAVAFYASSDAFMAEHWVEIAWVDYGFKLAVNLALFVPLYGMLLHFLQSRLKANKALA; this comes from the coding sequence ATGTGGTTTTTACAATTAACTGAGGCCGAGCGCCGCAGTGTTATTATTCTCGCTTTATTTCATATCGTTACTATTGCCGCTAGTAATTATTTAGTGCAATTGCCCTTCACTATATTTGGTTTTCATACCACCTGGGGTGCGTTTACTTTCCCATTTATATTTCTAGCCACCGACCTTACGGTTCGCTTGTTTGGTGCAAGCAGAGCTAGAAAGATTATTTTCACTGCAATGCTGCCAGCCCTAGTGGTGAGCTACATTGTGTCGGTACTGTTTTACCAAGGTGAATATCAAGGTTTAGCCGGCTTGTTAGCCTGGAACGCTTTTGTTGCGCGTATCGCTTTGGCGAGCTTTTTGGCTTATTCGGTAGGTCAATTATTGGATGTAAAAGTGTTTGACCGTTTACGCCAGCTTAAGCACTGGTGGGTAGCACCTGCGGGCTCAAGTGTGTTTGGCAACTTGGTGGATACTTTCTTATTCTTTGCGGTGGCCTTTTATGCCAGCAGCGACGCCTTTATGGCTGAGCATTGGGTAGAGATAGCGTGGGTAGATTATGGCTTTAAACTTGCGGTTAATCTTGCTTTGTTTGTTCCGCTGTACGGCATGTTATTACACTTTTTGCAAAGCCGTTTAAAAGCTAATAAAGCACTAGCGTAA
- a CDS encoding ATP-binding protein — protein MSGLLRIILIDTHLKGVVELKLDQHSNICGTNASGKTTLQRLIPVFYGEYPSRVVPSTRDSFERWYLPREASYIIYEYQQYNGQVAQVVLSSGREDQGVKYRFIGKPFELEDFIDKQDQQGTWFLAPAKLGQKLKKQEFNGAALATTRFLNTREFRAIIQNDRSLQNAGDSDLKAFARQFSMCDPKHGLRHIEKLAKAVHSKEGKMETIKSMIAAILEEEGVTLKPTWVDANKAQAWIQETRLIQQFEAIRPKFVKLEQINQQLLGSEAQLHQLDKNLQNDEAELFSHSEHSQRQLNQLKQQLSELEQEWQNQREQLNQAVSSANADVSSFDKQLNHIEDDYQTWQDKNIEQALSAVEQLPLWREQVREVSERHQLLTEQHSDIEAHFNQRKSEINEQLNSALNKLHKNKDQLQQQLNQEKQQQQAELNNEQQQQQKQINQVEQSFQQQQHKNQLELAQLEAGTLQMGYTEEESRQLNIMDNRLDEANQQQQLLSAQVRQHNEQLHSLKQQRQQADQTLANASQQSRQLEQKLSGLKDSLQPADGSLLAHLRSEHPQWEQSIGKLINPELLNRRDLKPHSETNHQSVFGLALDLKAIDAPECAATEEQIKQQIEQIQQSVNEVQKQLKQAELDLSDANKAVQQQDLSVAEATAAHHNSEDQLKRLQEEKQLLKESFSSALKQRQSVGLEKQTKLKTYLDNAQTQHQEYLDELREQHQEAKLEKMAWWEEKIDALALQLSQAQDAISNRQKQAKEALKQSEQWYRGELQAQGLDDQLIVDLAKQKRQLNQQIQDAEQYRDEVSEYKIWHQQVWLNQKPQLNDALANARQAQSSAKQALNEQLAHFKQQRDSQQAELSKLKQELEQLQQQYSQTQNLLRKIKQLALPKQNQADQTAEAAGTPAERARQAEQQIVQRNQQLEQVNESVRHFDSLLAQQAGSDLSETWERSRAACRRTNEEGESTLAYRELVPHLSELLNGLVPQKVQGLIDHGRNLGMSISSFYQNLSDIDQRILSQSRRITREIGEDLSLDGVSDSAVKIRSKISELEFWDELKTFVDNFQAWQQQGFNQLPDEDYATSMRVALDIIGRSALKEGVSRLLLIELTLREGNSDLVIRTDRQLNESSSHGMAYLILCKFLLAFTRLLRGNADTYIHWPIDELGTLHQSNVKKIFDACDHNQIRILGAFPNPESEVLDLFTHRYIINRDKRQLQVVQPRINPLQEKLKAAQAAKASTKQAEAEL, from the coding sequence TTGTCTGGCTTATTGCGGATCATCTTGATCGATACTCACCTAAAAGGTGTGGTAGAACTTAAACTCGACCAACACAGCAATATATGTGGAACTAACGCCTCAGGTAAAACCACATTACAGCGTCTTATTCCGGTATTTTATGGCGAATACCCCAGCCGCGTAGTGCCAAGTACCCGCGACAGTTTCGAGCGCTGGTACCTACCACGAGAAGCCAGCTACATCATCTACGAGTACCAGCAATACAATGGCCAAGTTGCCCAAGTAGTCTTGTCATCGGGTCGCGAAGACCAAGGGGTAAAATACCGCTTTATTGGTAAGCCTTTTGAACTAGAAGATTTTATCGACAAACAAGACCAGCAAGGTACTTGGTTTTTGGCTCCCGCTAAACTAGGCCAAAAACTTAAAAAGCAAGAGTTCAACGGCGCTGCCCTAGCCACTACCCGCTTTCTTAATACCAGAGAATTTCGTGCAATTATTCAAAACGATCGCAGCTTACAAAATGCCGGCGACAGCGATTTAAAAGCGTTTGCTCGTCAATTTTCTATGTGCGATCCAAAGCATGGCCTGCGCCACATTGAAAAACTAGCCAAAGCAGTGCACTCCAAAGAAGGCAAAATGGAAACCATCAAATCGATGATTGCCGCCATTTTGGAAGAAGAAGGCGTTACCTTAAAACCAACTTGGGTAGATGCCAATAAAGCGCAAGCATGGATCCAAGAAACCCGCTTAATCCAGCAGTTTGAAGCGATTCGCCCTAAGTTCGTAAAACTAGAGCAAATCAACCAACAACTGCTTGGCAGTGAAGCTCAGTTACACCAGCTAGATAAAAACCTACAAAACGATGAAGCGGAGCTATTTTCCCATAGTGAACATAGCCAACGCCAGCTTAACCAATTAAAACAACAGTTAAGTGAACTAGAGCAAGAGTGGCAGAATCAACGCGAACAGCTTAACCAAGCTGTCTCTAGTGCCAATGCCGATGTTTCTAGTTTCGACAAGCAACTTAACCACATCGAAGATGATTACCAAACTTGGCAAGATAAAAATATCGAGCAAGCACTTAGCGCGGTTGAGCAGCTACCACTTTGGCGTGAGCAAGTGCGAGAAGTTAGCGAACGCCACCAGCTGCTTACCGAGCAACACAGCGATATTGAAGCTCATTTCAACCAACGCAAAAGCGAAATCAATGAGCAGCTAAACTCGGCATTAAACAAACTGCATAAAAACAAAGATCAGCTGCAGCAACAGCTCAACCAAGAGAAACAACAGCAACAAGCTGAGCTAAATAACGAACAACAGCAGCAACAAAAGCAAATTAACCAGGTTGAGCAAAGCTTCCAACAACAGCAGCATAAAAATCAGCTAGAACTGGCGCAGCTAGAGGCCGGCACCCTGCAAATGGGCTATACCGAAGAAGAAAGCCGCCAGCTTAATATCATGGATAATCGTCTCGACGAGGCCAACCAGCAGCAACAGTTGTTATCTGCGCAAGTACGCCAACACAACGAACAATTGCACAGCCTAAAGCAGCAGCGCCAACAAGCCGACCAAACCTTAGCCAACGCCAGCCAACAATCTCGCCAGCTAGAACAAAAGCTAAGTGGGCTAAAAGACAGCCTGCAACCGGCCGATGGCAGCCTACTGGCGCACTTACGCAGCGAGCACCCACAGTGGGAGCAAAGCATTGGTAAGTTAATTAACCCTGAGCTGCTCAATCGTCGTGATTTAAAACCTCATAGCGAAACCAACCATCAAAGCGTATTTGGCTTAGCCTTAGACTTAAAAGCCATCGATGCTCCAGAATGTGCCGCCACCGAAGAGCAAATCAAACAGCAAATTGAGCAAATTCAGCAAAGCGTTAACGAAGTGCAGAAACAGCTTAAACAAGCTGAACTTGACTTAAGTGACGCCAACAAAGCCGTGCAGCAGCAAGATTTGTCAGTTGCCGAAGCCACAGCAGCTCACCACAACAGTGAAGATCAACTCAAACGTCTACAAGAAGAAAAACAGCTACTCAAAGAGAGCTTTTCTAGCGCGCTTAAACAGCGCCAAAGCGTGGGACTAGAAAAACAAACTAAACTGAAAACCTATTTAGACAATGCGCAAACACAGCATCAAGAATACCTAGACGAGTTACGCGAACAACACCAAGAAGCCAAGCTAGAAAAAATGGCCTGGTGGGAAGAAAAGATTGATGCATTAGCCTTGCAACTAAGCCAAGCTCAAGACGCCATTAGCAATCGCCAGAAACAAGCGAAAGAAGCGCTAAAACAGTCGGAACAATGGTATCGCGGCGAGTTGCAGGCACAGGGCTTAGATGACCAGCTAATTGTTGATTTAGCCAAGCAAAAGCGCCAACTTAATCAACAAATTCAAGACGCCGAGCAGTACCGTGATGAAGTAAGCGAATACAAAATTTGGCATCAGCAAGTGTGGCTAAACCAAAAACCACAACTTAACGATGCCCTTGCCAATGCTCGCCAAGCACAAAGCAGTGCTAAACAAGCCCTTAACGAGCAACTGGCTCACTTCAAACAGCAGCGCGATAGCCAGCAAGCTGAGCTCAGCAAGCTTAAACAAGAGCTAGAACAGCTACAGCAACAATACAGCCAAACTCAAAACCTGTTGCGAAAAATCAAACAATTGGCTTTACCCAAACAAAACCAAGCAGACCAAACAGCAGAAGCTGCCGGTACACCCGCCGAGCGAGCCCGCCAAGCCGAGCAGCAAATTGTGCAGCGTAACCAGCAGCTTGAGCAAGTTAATGAATCAGTTCGCCATTTTGATAGCTTATTAGCGCAACAAGCTGGCTCAGACTTAAGCGAAACTTGGGAGCGTTCGCGTGCCGCATGCCGGCGCACCAACGAAGAAGGAGAAAGCACCCTCGCCTACCGTGAGTTAGTGCCACACCTATCTGAACTGTTAAACGGTTTAGTGCCGCAAAAAGTACAAGGCCTAATCGACCACGGTCGCAACCTAGGCATGAGCATTAGCAGCTTCTACCAAAACTTAAGCGACATTGACCAACGAATTTTGAGCCAAAGCCGCCGTATTACCCGCGAAATTGGTGAAGACTTAAGCCTAGATGGCGTATCTGATTCAGCAGTAAAAATTCGCTCTAAGATTAGCGAACTAGAGTTTTGGGACGAACTAAAAACCTTTGTAGATAACTTCCAAGCGTGGCAACAGCAAGGCTTTAATCAACTGCCCGACGAAGACTACGCCACCAGCATGCGGGTAGCCCTAGACATTATTGGTCGCAGCGCACTTAAAGAAGGGGTATCTCGGTTATTGCTGATTGAGCTAACCCTGCGCGAAGGCAATAGCGACCTAGTGATCCGCACCGACCGCCAGCTTAATGAATCCAGTAGCCACGGCATGGCCTACTTAATTTTGTGTAAGTTCTTATTGGCCTTTACCCGCCTATTGCGTGGTAATGCCGATACTTACATTCACTGGCCAATTGATGAATTAGGCACCCTGCACCAAAGCAACGTGAAAAAGATCTTTGATGCCTGTGACCATAACCAAATTCGCATACTGGGGGCTTTTCCTAACCCAGAATCTGAAGTATTGGACTTGTTCACCCACCGCTACATCATCAACCGTGACAAGCGCCAACTGCAGGTTGTGCAGCCGCGAATTAATCCTTTACAAGAAAAGCTAAAAGCAGCCCAAGCGGCAAAAGCCAGTACTAAACAAGCGGAGGCTGAGCTATGA
- a CDS encoding condensin complex protein MksE encodes MSKLNATGMSETGRILEALLSGQFICQVSDEDGFHFLAEEANRERIDSHLHVLNRRLASACEGELYFCAYRELGDNEHKVISQQFSEIAGSLLPLTEWLILSQEAQGQDSPISAGVALRLSELQTVVEDTPALREQLAKISQYKLFGSTSSQVDGQLKQVFKRLCEQGYLVRPNQEKQIYIATAKVDYIFEVISFIDEAEGLGLEQQAMDAIGQQEPLL; translated from the coding sequence ATGAGTAAATTAAACGCCACCGGCATGAGCGAAACCGGGCGGATTTTAGAAGCCCTGTTAAGTGGCCAATTTATCTGCCAAGTGAGTGACGAAGATGGTTTTCACTTTTTAGCCGAAGAAGCTAACCGCGAGCGCATCGACAGCCACTTACATGTGCTTAATCGTCGCCTTGCCAGTGCTTGCGAAGGCGAACTGTATTTTTGTGCCTATCGCGAGCTAGGCGACAATGAACACAAAGTGATAAGCCAGCAATTTAGCGAAATAGCAGGTAGCTTATTGCCACTCACCGAATGGCTAATTCTCAGCCAAGAAGCGCAAGGCCAAGATAGCCCTATTAGTGCCGGAGTGGCGCTGCGTTTAAGCGAGTTGCAAACCGTGGTGGAAGACACCCCAGCGCTGCGTGAACAACTGGCAAAAATATCTCAATACAAGTTGTTTGGCTCAACCAGTAGCCAAGTAGATGGTCAACTTAAGCAAGTGTTTAAGCGCCTATGTGAACAAGGCTACTTAGTTCGACCAAACCAAGAAAAACAGATCTACATTGCCACAGCAAAAGTGGATTACATTTTTGAAGTGATTAGCTTTATTGACGAAGCAGAAGGTCTAGGTTTAGAACAACAAGCCATGGATGCCATTGGCCAGCAGGAGCCCTTACTGTGA